A single Oncorhynchus tshawytscha isolate Ot180627B linkage group LG01, Otsh_v2.0, whole genome shotgun sequence DNA region contains:
- the LOC112231830 gene encoding leucine-rich repeat-containing protein 52-like translates to MRLLPAPSSQSLRLLFLFIFVMGVAPYPALTAGCPDRCVCDDQLVVQCAGQELTLFPNDLPLATRQLIISNNHIGELPALQLNYLSDLVYLDVSNNTLMEISESTFGNLRKLAYLDLSFNTLTQLEDRTFGPLSSLVMLRLTDNLGLNEIHPDAFSENIALQVLDVSRNNLTTLNISSLIALPSLRSLGLSGNPWRCDCETEDLCLWVQIEGFKFQDEGQTVCQGPPEVSGQRLAEVGMQLRADCHQGLGYWDYLFFIAIGFVIFSAGTVSAWVMGVLMVLYERYNKRKGEDMDSDDEEERHMGGGMMGGGHQGNGDLNKAGMQV, encoded by the exons ATGCGTCTCCTGCCTGCTCCAAGCTCCCAATCCCTCCGGCTACTCTTTCTTTTTATCTTCGTGATGGGGGTTGCCCCTTACCCGGCTCTCACTGCAGGATGcccagacaggtgtgtgtgtgacgaccAGCTGGTGGTCCAGTGCGCTGGGCAGGAGCTCACCCTCTTCCCCAACGACCTCCCTCTAGCCACCCGCCAACTCATCATCTCCAACAACCACATCGGAGAACTTCCAGCATTGCAACTCAACTACCTGtctgatctggtctacctggatGTCAGCAACAACACCCTGATGGAGATCTCCGAGTCCACCTTCGGGAACCTCCGAAAGCTGGCCTATCTCGACCTGTCCTTCAATACACTAACCCAGCTTGAGGACCGGACTTTTGGACCATTGTCCAGCCTCGTGATGCTACGGCTAACAGACAATCTGGGGCTAAATGAGATCCACCCGGACGCGTTCTCAGAAAATATTGCTCTGCAGGTGCTGGATGTGAGCAGGAACAACCTGACGACGCTGAACATCAGCTCTCTGATCGCCCTGCCCTCCCTGCGCTCCCTGGGGCTCAGCGGGAACCCCTGGAGATGTGACTGTGAGACGGAGGACCTCTGCCTCTGGGTCCAGATAGAAGGATTCAAGTTCCAAG ATGAGGGTCAGACAGTGTGCCAGGGGCCTCCGGAAGTGTCTGGGCAGCGGCTGGCTGAGGTGGGCATGCAGCTGAGGGCAGACTGCCACCAGGGCCTGGGTTACTGGGACTATCTGTTCTTTATCGCTATTGGCTTTGTCATCTTCAGTGCTGGCACTGTGTCGGCATGGGTGATGGGTGTCCTCATGGTGCTGTACGAGAGATACAACAAGAGGAAGGGGGAAGACATGGACAGTGATGACGAGGAGGAGAGACATATGGGCGGAGGGATGATGGGGGGAGGGCATCAGGGGAACGGGGATCTGAATAAGGCTGGCATGCAGGTGTGA